A window of Fundidesulfovibrio putealis DSM 16056 genomic DNA:
GCCGCAGGCTCGGAGCCGGGCGTCCGCACGCCCAGGTGCGCGTAGATCTTGTCCTCGATCTCCTGGCGCATCTCGGGGTGCTCCATCAGGAAGGCCCGCACGTTCTCGCGGCCCTGGCCCAGGCGCTCGGTCCCGTAGGCGAACCACGCGCCGGACTTGTCCACGATGCCCGCGTCCACGCCCATGTCGATGATCTCGCCCTCGCGGGAGATGCCCGTGCCGTACAGGATGTCGAACTGGGCCTCGCGGAACGGCGGGGCCACCTTGTTCTTGACCACCTTCACCCGGCAGCGCGACCCGTAGACTTCTTCCTTGTCCTTCAGGGTCTGGATGCGGCGGATGTCGAGTCGCACCGAGGCGTAGAACTTCAGCGCGTTGCCGCCGGTGGTGGTCTCGGGGCTGCCGTAGCCGGTCACGCCGATCTTCATGCGGATCTGGTTGATGAACACCACGGAGGTGTGGGACTTGTGGATGGTGCCGGTGAGCTTGCGCAGGGCGTGGCTCATGAGCCGGGCCTGCGAGCCAACCTGGGTCTCGCCCATCTCGCCCTCAAGCTCGCTCTGTGGGATGAGCGCGGCCACCGAGTCGATCACCACCACGTCCACAGCGCCGGAGCGCACCAGAAGGTCGGCGATGTCCAGGGCCTGCTCGCCGTAGTCGGGCTGGGATATGAGCAGCTCGTCGGTCTTCACGCCCAGGCGCTTGGCGTAGTTCACGTCCAGCGCGTGCTCGGCGTCGATGAAGGCGGCGGTGCCGCCCTGCTTCTGCACTTCTGCGATCAGGTGCAGGGCCAGGGTGGTCTTGCCCGAGGACTCCGGGCCGTAAATCTCGGCCACGCGCCCCTTGGGGATGCCGCCGATGCCAAGCGCCAGGTCCAGGGCGATGGAACCGGTGGGTATGGAGGGGATGGCCGCGTGGGTCTCCTCGTCGAGGCGCATCACGGAGCCTTGGCCGTACTTGCGTTCGATGGTGCTCAGAGCGGTGGTGAGGGCCTCCAGGCGCGCGTCCTGGGGCGATCCGGCGGATTTCTTGGCCATGAGGCACATCCTTGATCATTTATGTGAAATGCCCAAGGGCCATAGCAAAAGCGCCCGCGCGGGGCAACGGCCATTTGTTGCGCGCTGCTGGACGATTTTTCCGTCAGGAGCTTGTCTGGACACCCAGGAAGGGATACGTTCCCGGCAAACTCGCAGGAGGCATCATATGGGCGTTCTTCGTGAATTCAAGGAATTCGCCATGCGCGGCAACGTCATGGACCTCGCCGTGGGCGTGATCATCGGAGCGTCCTTCGGAAAGATCGTCTCGTCGCTGGTGGCGGACGTGATCATGCCTCCGGTGGGCATGCTGCTCGGCGGCGTGGATTTCACCAGCCTGAAATTCAACCTCGCCGCCCCCATCGACGGGATGAAGAGCGCCACCCTGAACTACGGCAACTTCATCCAGGCGCTGGTCGACTTCACCATCGTCGCGTTCTGCATCTTCCTGATCGTGAAGGGCATAAACACCCTCAAACGCAGGATGGAAAAGCCCGAGGAGCCTGCCGCGCCGCCGCCTCCGCCTGCGGACGTGGTGCTGCTCACGGAGATCCGCGACCTCCTCAAGGCACGGCAGGCCTAGTCTCGCCTTTTGCGGCCTTCGTTGGTAGGAATACCGTGGGCGGCGCAGCGATGCGCCTCCGCCCTCATCTCGCGTCAAGGAGACACCTACCCTGTCCACGAAACAATACGACGCCCTGGCCATGTTCTCCGGAGGCCTCGATTCCATCCTGGCGGCGCGCACCGTGGCCGCGCAGGGCCTCTCGGTGCTGGGCCTGCACTTCATAAGCCCCTTTTTCGGCCACCCCGACCGCATCGCCCAGTGGTCCGCCGACTACGGACTGGACATCCAGGCCGTGGACGTCGGCCCCGAATACGTGAACATGATGCTCGCCCGCCCGGAACACGGCGTGGGCAAGGTGCTGAACCCCTGTGTGGACTGCAAGATCCTCATGCTGCGCCGCTGCCGCCTGATGCTGGAGCAGTACGGCGCGAAGTTCATCATCACCGGCGAGGTCAAGGGCCAGCGCCCCATGTCCCAGCGCCGCGACGCCCTGGACATCATAAGCCGCGAGGCCAGCGTGCGAGACGTCCTGCTGCGCCCGCTCTCGGCCAAAAACCTGTCCCCCACCCGCATGGAGGACATCGGGCTGGTGGACCGCGAGCGCCTGCACAACTTCGGCGGACGCACCAGGAAACCCCAGTTCCGGCTGGCCCGGGAGCTTGGCATCGCCAAGATTCCGCAGTCCGCCGGGGGCTGCAAGCTGACCGAGATGGACTCGGCCAAGCGCTATGTGTTTCTCTTCCAATACGGCAAGCCCCCCACCGCCGACGACTTCCACCTGGCCAACGTGGGCCGCCAGTTCTGGAGCGGCCCGCACTGGCTGTCCATGGGCCGCAACCGCGAAGGCAACGAGGCCCTGGAGCGTCTGGCCCGGCCCGGCGACACGCTGGTCATCGTGCGCGACCACATGAGCCCGCTGGGGCTCATCCGGCCCATGCCCGGCGCGCTCTGGGACGAGGCCGCCCTGGCCGACGCCGCCGCCCTGGTGGCCTCCTACGCGCCCAAGGCCGTGGCCGCAGGAGGCGAGGTGGCCGTGATGATCCACCGGATGGACGACAGCGGACGCCCTGGCGGCGAGGTGGTGGACGACATGGTGAGCTCGCGCCTGGGACGCGCGCTCATGGTGGAGCCCAGGCGCGTTTCCGCCATGGGGCTCTCCGACGTCACTTGGGAGGAGCTTGTGCCCCTCAAGAAGGAGATGTTCGGCGAGGGGCAGCAGGACGACGGGTACTAGCCCCCGCGCGTTCCCCGGAAGCCGCAATCAGGGGACAACTCCCCGCCCGCGCTTGACTTCCTCCCCTCAGGGCTGCACCATCAATCCATGAAGCTGCACGTGTCCCTGCGCCTGCGCATCTACCTGATGCTGGGCCTCCTCATGGCCACCACCGTGGGGGGCGGAGCGTTCATGCTCTGGTACGGGACGCGCCTGCAGACCTTCTTCACCGGCCTGTTCGAGCGCCAGGTCTACGCCCTGGACGCGGCCATGCGCCTGGAGAGCACCCTGGCCGCCCAGCGCGGCTACCTCACCTACTACTCGCTGGATTTCGACCGGCTCTGGCTGTCGCGCCTGGCCGAGCAGCAGGCGGCCTTCGAGCGCGAACTGCACAAGGTGCGCGCCTTCGTGGACGACGAGGCGGCCCGCAAGCTCTTAAACGACATCGAGTCAGGCTTCCTGCGCCTCACCGTGGAGCGCGAGCGCGTGGTGGAGCGCCTGAACGCGGGCGACCGGGACGGGGCGAACGCCATCCAGGCCGGGGCGCGAAAACGCTTCGACGGCCTGATAACCCAGTGCGAGCTGTTCCTGGATTCCCTGCGCGGCGGGCTGGAGCGCGACCGCGAGGACGGCATCGGGCGCATGCGTCTGGTGAACGCCATGGCCACGGCCTTCCTGCCGGTCTCGCTGCTGCTGGGGCTCATCCTGGCGGCGGTCATCTCGCGCCAGATTCTCGGCCCCATCCGCCGCCTGGCCCAGGGCGAGGACGATCTGGTCGGCCCGGACGAAGTCGCCGCCCTGGAGACCCGCATGCACGGCCTGCTGGAGCGCGCCGTGCAGGCCCGCTCCAAGCTGGAGAAGAGCCAGGCCACCCTCATGGCCACCGAACGGCTGGCCACCGTGGGCAAGATGGCCGCGGGCGTGGCCCACTCCATCAGGAACCCGCTGACCTCGGTGAAGATGCGCCTTTTCTCCCTGCAACGGTCCCTGGCCCTGAGCGAGAACCAGCAGGAGGACTTCCAGGTGATCTCGCAGGAGATCAAGCACCTGGACCTCATCATCCAGAACTTCCTGGAATACGCCAAGCCGCCCAAGCTTTCGCTCACGCGGGTGAGCCCCTCCACCGTGACGGACGCGGCCCTGAACCTGCTCCAGCTGCGCCTGGATTCCCAGCGCGTGGCCGTGTCCGTGGAGCGCGAAGACCCCCTGCGCCCCATCCTGATCGACCCCGAGCAGCTCAAGGAAGTGCTGGTGAACCTCTTGAGCAACTCCATGGAGGCGCTGGACGGCCCCGGACAGGTGTTCATCGCCGAGAGCGAGGGGTTCATCGAGCCCATGGGGCGGGTGGCGATCATCTCCGTGGCCGACTCCGGGCCGGGCGTGCCTGAACAGGAACGTGAGCGGGTGTTCGAGCCGTTCCACACCACCAAGGAGGAGGGCACGGGCCTGGGGCTCCCCATCGCGCGGCGCATCGTGACCGAACATGGCGGGACCCTGTCCCTGACCCAGGCCAAGGGCGGCGGGGCCAAGTTCACCATCACCCTGCCCTTCGACGCGCAGACCCAGGGAGGCGCGCGGTGGCACTGATTCTCATCGTGGACGACGATCCGGGCCTGCGCAACAGCTTCGCCCGGCTCATCGAGCAGGACGGACACGTTCCCCTGACCGCCGCCAACGGCGAGGAGGGCATCGCCCGCCTGGAGAGCGACCGCCCCGACCTGGTGGTCATGGACGTGCGCATGCCGGGCATGACGGGCCTTGAGGCCCTGGCCCGCATGAAGGCCAAGGACCCGGCCACGCCGGTGATCATCATGACCGCCTACGGCAACACCGACACGGCCATCGAGGCCGTGAACAAGGGCGCGTTCGACTACATCCTGAAGCCCTTCGACATCCCCGAGATGCTTGGGCTCATCGCCCAGGCCCTGGACGCGTCCCGCCAGGCCAAGGGACACAAGGCCCAGCCAAGCCCCGGCGAAGGGCCGGCCGTGGCCCTGGTGGGCCAGAGCCGCGCCATGCGCGACGTGTACAAGCAACTGGGACGCTTGGCCGCCACGGACGCCACCGTGCTGGTGCAGGGCGAGTCCGGCACCGGCAAGGAGCTGGCCGCGCGCGCCCTGTGGAGCTACTCGGACCGCAAGTCCAGGCCCTTCGTGGTGGTCAACTGCGTGGCCATCCCGGAGACGCTCCTGGAGAGCGAGCTGTTCGGACACGAAAAGGGAGCCTTCACCGGCGCGACGCAGCGCCGGGCCGGAAAGATCGAGCAGGCCCAGGGCGGCACGGTCTTCCTGGACGAGATCGGCGACATGCCGCTGCCCATCCAGGCCAAGCTTTTGCGCCTCTTGCAGGAGCGCCAGATCGAGCGCCTGGGCGGCAAAGGCCCCATCCCCGTGGACGTGCGCATCGTGGCCGCCACCAACCGCGACCTGGAAGCCGCCATGGCCGACGGGCGCTTCCGGGAGGACCTCTACTACCGCTTGCAGGTGGTGCGCATCGTGCTGCCGCCGCTGCGCGAGCGCAAGGAGGACATCCCCCAACTGGCCACCCATTTTCTGGGCCTGCACGCGGCGGCCATGAACGTGCAGAGCCCTGGCCTCACCCCCCAGGCGCTGGCCGCGCTTGCCGACCACGACTGGCCGGGAAACGTGCGCGAACTCTCCAACGTGCTCCAGAAGACGCTCATCTTCTCGCGCGGGCTGGCCATCGGCGAATACGACGTGCGCGCGGCCCTGGCCGGGCGCTCCCCTGAAGCGCCGCACGAGATCGGCGCCGAGGCGGTGCAGGCCGTGGAGGAATACGTGCGCCAGGCCGTGGCCGCCGGAGGGCCGGACCTGTTCGGCCAGGTCACGGACCGCTTCGCCGCCCTGGTGCTGGCCGAGGCGCTCCGCATAACGGGCGGCAACCGCACCCAGGCGTCGAAGCTCCTGGGGCTGTCGCGCCCGACGCTTCTGGCCAAGATGGAAAAGCTGGGACTTACCGTGCAGACCCAGGTGAAGATCGGCGACACCCTGTCCTGAAAGTCCTGAAGACCTCAACCCGCGAGCGGGAGGCACAGACATGGACGAATCGTTGCGCGCATTCCTGGAGGCCCTGGATTACGACGGCGAACCCTTCGGCATGTTCTACACCGACCAGGAGCCCCCGTCGGGCTTCGCCCCCAAGCCGGGACCTGCGCTCTCCATGGAGCTCGAACAGAGCGGGGCCATCAACTGGCAGGAGGTCTGGGGATCATTCTCCTGCGTCATCGGCTCCATCTGGCTGGCCAGGAAGAAGAACACGGCGGCGTATTTCGAGGCCGCACGCTACGGCTGCATGGGCGGCTCCTTCTATCTGGGCTTCCACCAGCCGCAACTCGACTTCATCACCCATTACGTGTCCACGGGCATTCCCGGCACCCAGGTGCACGGAGAGCGCTACCTGCGCTCGCCGGAGACCGTGCGGCGCTTCTTCACGGAGATCGCCCCCAGGCCCGCTCCGAAGCGCTTCTGCGTGTTCAAGCCCCTGAGCCAGTTCGCGCCCGGCGAAACGCCCGAGACCGTCACCTTTTTCGGGCGGGCGGAAGTCCTGTCCGGGCTGGTTTTCCTGGCCAGCTTCGTGACGGACGACTTCGAGGCCGTGATGTCGCCTTTCGGAGCCGGTTGCTCCTACCTGACGTCCTGGCCGCTTCATTACCTGGGGCAGGGACGGCTCAAGGCCGTGCTGGGGGGATTCGACCCTTCGGAGAGGAAATTCCTGAAAACCGACGAGATGACCTTCACCGTGCCCTACGAGATGTACGGGCGCTTCCTGGAGCGCTGGCCCGACAGCTACCTGAGGACGGACACCTGGCAGGGCGTTCGCAAGAAGATCGCCAGAAGCCGCGACGCCTGGGGGGAACAGGCAGGGCAGGGAGACGGGAAAGACTGAGGCGTCAGCCCTGGCGATCCGGGCAAGACTTCGTCCGGGCGCTCCTGGCTGATAAACGGACGCTCCGTCCAGGCCGGTTTCCCTGAACGGAGCGTCACTCTGAAAGCGTTACTGGGCCTGGTTCACGCGCTTGATGATTTCCTCGGTGATGTCCAGTGCGGGGTCGAAATACAGGAACAGCGCCCGGTCCTGAACTCCGGTAAGCTTCTTCTCCTGCGCGTAAGCCCGGACCACGCCCGTGACCTTCTCCACGATTGGCTTGAGGCGGGCTTCCTCCTCGGCGGCGATGTCCTTGCGAAGCTGCCCGTCTTCCTCGGCAATCTTGCGGACCTTCGCTTCCAGCTCTGCGGATTTCGGCGACTTCTCCGGAGCCTTCCCCTTCAGCTGCTCCTGGAAGGCCATGGCCTCCTGCTTCATCTCGTTAAGCTTCTGCTGCCTCGCGGAGAACATGCCGCGCATTTCCCCCACCGCTTTCGCACCCGCGTCGCACCTGGAGAGGACCTCCCGCATGTTGACCAGGGCGATTTTCGATTCTGCGAACGCAGGAACGGCTCCCGCCGCCAACACCATCACACAGACCGCGAGCAAAACCTTCTTCATTGTTCCGGGCTCCTCATTCGTTCGTGTATTCACGGACATCCAGTGCTTCACTTCATGCCTATGCGGAAAGACTGCCATACTCCGCCATTCTCGGCCATAAAAAAAGGGAGGGGCATGCCCTCCCTTTCGCATGGAATGAAGAATGCTGCTTCCAGTCCGCTTGGCCCGCCCCGGCGGAACCTCGTGCCGCGCCCCTGAAAAGCATGAATGCGTATCTCAGGGGCAGCAGCCGCAAGTCAGATACGTTGTGGACGCCATACTAACCAAGCCGTTTCGCTGGCTCGCCCGCTCCCTGGCTCATTGCGCCGATGACCTCGCGCAGCTCGGAGGCAACCTG
This region includes:
- the recA gene encoding recombinase RecA is translated as MAKKSAGSPQDARLEALTTALSTIERKYGQGSVMRLDEETHAAIPSIPTGSIALDLALGIGGIPKGRVAEIYGPESSGKTTLALHLIAEVQKQGGTAAFIDAEHALDVNYAKRLGVKTDELLISQPDYGEQALDIADLLVRSGAVDVVVIDSVAALIPQSELEGEMGETQVGSQARLMSHALRKLTGTIHKSHTSVVFINQIRMKIGVTGYGSPETTTGGNALKFYASVRLDIRRIQTLKDKEEVYGSRCRVKVVKNKVAPPFREAQFDILYGTGISREGEIIDMGVDAGIVDKSGAWFAYGTERLGQGRENVRAFLMEHPEMRQEIEDKIYAHLGVRTPGSEPAAAVAKEKGKDKDKD
- the mscL gene encoding large-conductance mechanosensitive channel protein MscL, producing MGVLREFKEFAMRGNVMDLAVGVIIGASFGKIVSSLVADVIMPPVGMLLGGVDFTSLKFNLAAPIDGMKSATLNYGNFIQALVDFTIVAFCIFLIVKGINTLKRRMEKPEEPAAPPPPPADVVLLTEIRDLLKARQA
- a CDS encoding adenine nucleotide alpha hydrolase family protein, producing the protein MSTKQYDALAMFSGGLDSILAARTVAAQGLSVLGLHFISPFFGHPDRIAQWSADYGLDIQAVDVGPEYVNMMLARPEHGVGKVLNPCVDCKILMLRRCRLMLEQYGAKFIITGEVKGQRPMSQRRDALDIISREASVRDVLLRPLSAKNLSPTRMEDIGLVDRERLHNFGGRTRKPQFRLARELGIAKIPQSAGGCKLTEMDSAKRYVFLFQYGKPPTADDFHLANVGRQFWSGPHWLSMGRNREGNEALERLARPGDTLVIVRDHMSPLGLIRPMPGALWDEAALADAAALVASYAPKAVAAGGEVAVMIHRMDDSGRPGGEVVDDMVSSRLGRALMVEPRRVSAMGLSDVTWEELVPLKKEMFGEGQQDDGY
- a CDS encoding sensor histidine kinase; the protein is MKLHVSLRLRIYLMLGLLMATTVGGGAFMLWYGTRLQTFFTGLFERQVYALDAAMRLESTLAAQRGYLTYYSLDFDRLWLSRLAEQQAAFERELHKVRAFVDDEAARKLLNDIESGFLRLTVERERVVERLNAGDRDGANAIQAGARKRFDGLITQCELFLDSLRGGLERDREDGIGRMRLVNAMATAFLPVSLLLGLILAAVISRQILGPIRRLAQGEDDLVGPDEVAALETRMHGLLERAVQARSKLEKSQATLMATERLATVGKMAAGVAHSIRNPLTSVKMRLFSLQRSLALSENQQEDFQVISQEIKHLDLIIQNFLEYAKPPKLSLTRVSPSTVTDAALNLLQLRLDSQRVAVSVEREDPLRPILIDPEQLKEVLVNLLSNSMEALDGPGQVFIAESEGFIEPMGRVAIISVADSGPGVPEQERERVFEPFHTTKEEGTGLGLPIARRIVTEHGGTLSLTQAKGGGAKFTITLPFDAQTQGGARWH
- a CDS encoding sigma-54-dependent transcriptional regulator, whose translation is MALILIVDDDPGLRNSFARLIEQDGHVPLTAANGEEGIARLESDRPDLVVMDVRMPGMTGLEALARMKAKDPATPVIIMTAYGNTDTAIEAVNKGAFDYILKPFDIPEMLGLIAQALDASRQAKGHKAQPSPGEGPAVALVGQSRAMRDVYKQLGRLAATDATVLVQGESGTGKELAARALWSYSDRKSRPFVVVNCVAIPETLLESELFGHEKGAFTGATQRRAGKIEQAQGGTVFLDEIGDMPLPIQAKLLRLLQERQIERLGGKGPIPVDVRIVAATNRDLEAAMADGRFREDLYYRLQVVRIVLPPLRERKEDIPQLATHFLGLHAAAMNVQSPGLTPQALAALADHDWPGNVRELSNVLQKTLIFSRGLAIGEYDVRAALAGRSPEAPHEIGAEAVQAVEEYVRQAVAAGGPDLFGQVTDRFAALVLAEALRITGGNRTQASKLLGLSRPTLLAKMEKLGLTVQTQVKIGDTLS
- a CDS encoding DUF169 domain-containing protein, whose product is MDESLRAFLEALDYDGEPFGMFYTDQEPPSGFAPKPGPALSMELEQSGAINWQEVWGSFSCVIGSIWLARKKNTAAYFEAARYGCMGGSFYLGFHQPQLDFITHYVSTGIPGTQVHGERYLRSPETVRRFFTEIAPRPAPKRFCVFKPLSQFAPGETPETVTFFGRAEVLSGLVFLASFVTDDFEAVMSPFGAGCSYLTSWPLHYLGQGRLKAVLGGFDPSERKFLKTDEMTFTVPYEMYGRFLERWPDSYLRTDTWQGVRKKIARSRDAWGEQAGQGDGKD
- a CDS encoding OmpH family outer membrane protein: MKKVLLAVCVMVLAAGAVPAFAESKIALVNMREVLSRCDAGAKAVGEMRGMFSARQQKLNEMKQEAMAFQEQLKGKAPEKSPKSAELEAKVRKIAEEDGQLRKDIAAEEEARLKPIVEKVTGVVRAYAQEKKLTGVQDRALFLYFDPALDITEEIIKRVNQAQ